In Glycine max cultivar Williams 82 chromosome 15, Glycine_max_v4.0, whole genome shotgun sequence, the DNA window catgcgctataataaatttattgacatataagtagttaaaaataaatgtttaataatcaatttattttttctaaaatcaaattttactattttttttacaaaaaaaatatttttctaatttgaattgGGTATGAGATAGAGTCGGGAATATGTGATACCCAACAGGTACGGgatgagataataaattttaaccagcCGAATATCGAGTAGGTACATGTCGAAAAGTCGGGGTCAAAGATTAGGGAGATAATACCCGTCTCCGCCCCGCCCTATTGCCATGTCTAGACGACATCAACCATGTGACTCACACAATCAATAGTTAAATGATGATTTACCATTAATCACCATGTATTAAAATTAGGGTACAAACTTCAGATATAGATCTTAACAAAcctttagtatattttttagtcAGAACTACAGCTTCAGTTTAGATATCTACATAACTACGTAAATTGACATTTATTGGAAATCTTTATTAAGCTAATTATTTAGATGGAATTCTggttataattgaaaaataaaataaaaaatatttaagaaactgCAATCTAAGTTTTgtatttaaaatgaattgaagGTCATTGGTTTCTGTACAACGTGGATGGAATCATTCTCACAACGTAAAGGCTAGTtgctaaatataattataagcaaATTGATCGAGCTGACGGTACATGTTACGATTGTTCATGGGGTTATTCACCATTCACTTACTATAAATACGTGAAATTGATCATACTTATACACAATACACATCAAACATTTGATTAACCAAATCAATATatagtttgaataaaaaatgatgattcCCCACACCTCAAACTTgtttctccttttcttcttcatgacCTGCACCACCCTCATATGTCTGTCTTCATCAAGTTGTGGTATCCCAGACCAGTACAACTCAATATTGGGCCCAAACCTAGACAAGCTTCCATCACAGGAAGAGGCCATGCAACTCTTCCAACTATGGAAGAAAGAGCATGGAAGGGTCTATAGAGACCTGGAAGAGATGGCAAAGAAATTTGAGATATTTGTGTCCAATGTGAAGAATATCATAGAGTCAAATGCAAAGAGGTCATCACCTTCTAGCTACCTTCTGGGTCTCAACCAGTTTGCTGATTGGAGCCCCTATGAGCTCCAAGAAACCTATTTACACAACATTCCAATGCCTGAAAACATCAGCGCTATGGATCTGAATGACTCGCCCTGCAGTGCGCCACCATCCGTAGATTGGAGGCCAATAGCTGTGACTGCAGTTAAGAATCAAAAGGATTGTggtaagtttttgtttttttgttttttctttccagCAGTTTAGTTAGATTATTAATTCTACTGTACACGAGAACAAAAATTTATGACTAAACCTCACGACTAGTGGCTCCCATATCTTAATTAGTATGCGTTTGATAGACTGAAATGAAATCAAACTGaatggaaataaattttttgaattaaagcaaaatttaattaaaagtgtgAATCTGTCACCTTATTTTAttgttcatttcatttttaaaaacttttttatggTAAACAAACAAACTCTTGGCTTTGACTTTTGAGTTTCAACATCCTTGATATTTGATGTGGCATACTTAGTGACGGCGTATATAGTACTATTCTCTCTGTAAACTATTTTTGAAGTCAACTATTCTCTGTAATTAATAATCAGTTATTAAGTTAATATTTCGTATGGAGTTTTGTGAAATTTAAGATTAGTAATTAATCCtggaaaatcaaattgaaagaaTGAGTATTAGAATTAGAAGTTGAAAAAcctcaattattttattaacaattaataatatgaagtaagttttatatttaaattagtgTATTTCGCAAATCACTATACTCTAAAAGTTTATAAGGTTGTTTGACAACAAAAAAGTTTATTTCGTACGCGagttattaaaaatgaaaataaagagtattaaagggaaaaaaaatgcatgaaaaagGTCATACAGTTGTTAACTTTACaaaccaaattatttttattttattttatcaaacaaaCTACTTAACGAGCTTATATGCCATCAAAATGTTTTACCAACTGGACACTTTGACATATAACAccaaaataatgattttgtttttattaggaAGTTGCTGGGCATTCTCTGCCACCGGAGCTATTGAAGGAGCAAGTGCATTAGCCACGGGAAAACTGATAAGTGTCTCCGAGCAAGAACTCCTGGATTGTGCTTATAGCTTTGGTTGTGGAGGAGGATGGATTGATAAAGCCTTAGATTGGGTTATAGGAAACCGTGGCATTGCTTCCGAGATAGATTATCCTTATACTGCAAGGAAGGGTACCTGCAGGGCCTCAACGGTTGAATACCACTTCTCTTAGTTAACTTACTACTTCTCTTCATTCAATTTTTGAGTTTGTTTAaccttttttgctttttttgaaGTAGATTCGAAACAGTGTAAGCATTGATGGATATTGTCCCATAGCACAATCAGACAACGCATTTATGTGTGCAACTGCTAAGTACCCTATTGGTTTTTATTTCAACGTGGTCAACGACTTTTTC includes these proteins:
- the LOC100782679 gene encoding macrodontain-1 — protein: MMIPHTSNLFLLFFFMTCTTLICLSSSSCGIPDQYNSILGPNLDKLPSQEEAMQLFQLWKKEHGRVYRDLEEMAKKFEIFVSNVKNIIESNAKRSSPSSYLLGLNQFADWSPYELQETYLHNIPMPENISAMDLNDSPCSAPPSVDWRPIAVTAVKNQKDCGSCWAFSATGAIEGASALATGKLISVSEQELLDCAYSFGCGGGWIDKALDWVIGNRGIASEIDYPYTARKGTCRASTIRNSVSIDGYCPIAQSDNAFMCATAKYPIGFYFNVVNDFFQYKSGIYDGPNCPVSSTFINHAMLIVGYGSIDGVGFWIVKNSWDTTWGMCGYALIKRDTSKPYGVCGIHAWPAYAATKCIGSVNPSIISSI